From Spirosoma aerolatum, one genomic window encodes:
- a CDS encoding PDDEXK family nuclease — protein sequence MNYSLPASIKALVMEDEMGVNAPIIHQSVIARLTAGLYPFYQSGQIPFEPLPETMLTDGYATPVPDLILYDHQAEQARVIVEVCQNSGHKHDTNKVIKLIEENEYGIREGFVYNYKTQQWLRYRKGDGGVATESSFSEVLNVDLGVFV from the coding sequence ATGAATTACTCACTGCCAGCTTCAATAAAAGCGCTCGTCATGGAAGACGAAATGGGTGTTAATGCACCTATTATCCATCAAAGCGTTATAGCCCGGTTGACTGCCGGACTTTACCCATTTTACCAGTCTGGGCAGATTCCATTTGAGCCGTTGCCCGAAACCATGTTAACGGATGGATATGCAACCCCTGTCCCTGACCTGATTCTTTACGACCATCAGGCCGAGCAGGCACGAGTTATTGTTGAAGTTTGTCAGAATAGTGGCCATAAACATGATACCAACAAAGTCATTAAGCTCATTGAGGAAAATGAGTATGGTATTCGGGAAGGCTTCGTATATAATTACAAAACCCAGCAGTGGCTTCGCTATCGAAAAGGTGATGGTGGAGTAGCCACCGAATCTTCCTTTTCAGAAGTACTCAACGTAGACCTGGGCGTATTTGTCTGA
- a CDS encoding sigma-54-dependent transcriptional regulator, with product MQDAKLLLVDDDPDVLLAARLLLKRHVASVDIEKNPEKLPFLLNNNRYDAIVLDMNFQRDVSSGREGFAWLERILDINPKARVVLFTAYGDVEMAVRAIKAGAVDFVLKPWQNDKFLDTIRNAVEGGRVDGDELTSSNGKKEKNGKEVSDKKSAKQTNIIGSAMRPILETVEQVAPTDANVLILGENGTGKDLVARAIHEHSDRSDKPFVSVDVGALTESLFESELFGHVKGAFTDARDDRAGRFEEANGGTIFLDEIGNLSPAQQARLLTVLQQRQVTRVGSNKARPIDVRLICATNADLNERVAERQFRQDLLYRINTIELHLPPLRERPTDIGPLAEFFLKKYARQYNRSVSGLSPALLAEMKQYRWPGNVRELQHAVERAVILARPELAQGTLLEPTNFVFKNGSTAASPVSETLQLEDMERQLIQQAMQKHRGSITDVARELGLSRQALYRRLEKFGL from the coding sequence ATGCAAGATGCCAAACTCCTACTGGTCGACGATGACCCCGATGTGCTGCTGGCAGCACGGTTGCTGCTCAAACGTCATGTTGCTTCGGTAGACATCGAGAAAAACCCTGAAAAACTACCTTTCCTGCTCAATAACAACCGGTATGATGCCATTGTCCTGGATATGAATTTCCAGCGCGATGTTAGTAGTGGTCGGGAAGGGTTTGCCTGGCTTGAGCGTATTCTGGACATTAATCCCAAAGCACGGGTGGTGTTATTTACCGCCTATGGCGATGTGGAAATGGCTGTTCGGGCCATCAAAGCGGGGGCCGTTGACTTTGTGCTCAAGCCCTGGCAAAACGATAAGTTCCTGGATACGATCCGTAATGCTGTTGAAGGTGGTCGGGTAGATGGGGATGAATTGACTTCGTCGAACGGTAAAAAAGAGAAAAACGGGAAAGAGGTATCCGATAAAAAATCAGCCAAACAAACCAATATTATCGGTTCGGCCATGCGCCCCATTCTTGAGACTGTCGAACAGGTTGCCCCGACTGACGCTAACGTGCTGATTTTGGGGGAGAATGGTACGGGTAAAGATTTGGTGGCTCGTGCTATTCATGAGCATTCGGATCGCAGCGATAAACCTTTTGTTAGTGTCGACGTGGGAGCATTGACCGAAAGCTTATTCGAGAGTGAGTTATTTGGCCATGTAAAAGGAGCCTTTACCGATGCCCGCGATGACCGGGCCGGCCGGTTTGAAGAAGCCAACGGCGGCACTATTTTTCTGGACGAAATCGGTAACTTAAGCCCTGCTCAACAAGCCCGGTTACTGACCGTATTGCAGCAGCGCCAGGTAACTCGCGTTGGCTCGAATAAGGCCCGCCCCATTGATGTCCGGTTAATTTGTGCGACCAATGCCGACCTGAATGAGCGCGTAGCCGAGCGGCAGTTTCGTCAGGACTTGCTGTATCGGATCAATACCATCGAATTGCATTTGCCACCCCTCCGCGAACGCCCAACTGATATAGGCCCACTGGCTGAATTTTTCCTGAAGAAATACGCCAGGCAATACAATCGGTCGGTGTCGGGCCTGAGTCCGGCGCTATTAGCCGAAATGAAGCAATACCGCTGGCCGGGTAATGTTCGGGAGTTGCAGCATGCCGTTGAACGGGCTGTCATTCTGGCTCGCCCTGAACTAGCGCAGGGAACCCTGTTGGAGCCCACCAATTTTGTCTTCAAAAATGGATCGACAGCCGCATCGCCCGTAAGCGAAACCCTTCAACTGGAAGACATGGAACGGCAATTGATTCAGCAGGCCATGCAAAAGCACCGGGGCAGCATTACCGATGTTGCGCGGGAGTTGGGCTTATCCCGACAGGCCTTGTATCGACGGCTGGAGAAGTTTGGACTTTAG
- a CDS encoding XisI protein, which produces MEKIETYRQYVLDIYNDYAQIKPVNLQDVDNQLIVDTERNHYQLVSIGWDRKLFSYTVIFHLDIKADGKIWIQVNNTDRDIAEELEERGVPKSDIVIGFQPPQYRQYTGYAVA; this is translated from the coding sequence ATGGAAAAGATAGAAACGTATCGTCAGTATGTATTAGATATTTATAATGATTATGCCCAAATAAAACCTGTTAATTTGCAGGATGTTGATAATCAGTTAATTGTTGATACAGAGCGAAATCATTATCAATTAGTGAGTATAGGTTGGGATAGAAAGCTGTTTAGTTATACCGTTATTTTTCATCTGGATATTAAAGCCGATGGAAAGATATGGATTCAGGTTAATAATACAGACCGTGATATTGCTGAAGAATTGGAAGAAAGAGGAGTTCCTAAATCGGATATTGTTATTGGTTTCCAACCCCCTCAGTACCGTCAATATACTGGCTATGCAGTAGCCTAA
- a CDS encoding acyl-ACP desaturase, which produces MSLSGTRIEVMRYVGETIDASIDQFLKPIEKYWQPADLLPDTTNESFLDEVKMLRESCRELSYDYIAVLVGDTITEEALPTYESWLMDMEGIDQGNPASSWTRWIRSWTAEENRHGDLLNKFLYLSGRVNMHAMEVSTQYLISDGFDIGTSRDPYRNFVYTSFQELATNISHRRTATLAKQAGCNQLSKICGVIASDEMRHHKAYKEFVSNIFEVDPSEMMLALEDMMRKKIVMPAHFLRETGVKLGETFAHFSDAAQRLGVYTTMDYIEIAELLLQDWKIDSINGLNDKAQRARDYLMALPARLRRVADRTKIPALEYPFSWIAA; this is translated from the coding sequence ATGAGCTTATCAGGCACACGCATAGAGGTGATGCGTTACGTAGGAGAAACCATCGATGCCTCCATCGACCAGTTTTTGAAACCAATAGAAAAGTATTGGCAACCAGCCGATCTGTTGCCTGATACCACCAATGAGTCGTTTCTGGACGAAGTTAAAATGCTGCGCGAAAGCTGCCGGGAACTGTCGTACGATTACATTGCCGTTCTGGTAGGCGATACCATTACCGAAGAAGCCCTCCCTACCTACGAATCGTGGCTGATGGACATGGAAGGGATTGATCAGGGTAACCCGGCCAGTAGCTGGACCCGCTGGATTCGGAGCTGGACGGCCGAAGAAAACCGTCACGGCGATTTGCTTAATAAATTCCTGTACCTGTCGGGTCGGGTGAACATGCACGCGATGGAAGTATCGACGCAGTACCTGATTTCCGACGGATTCGATATTGGCACCAGTCGCGACCCATACCGGAATTTCGTTTACACCTCCTTTCAGGAATTAGCCACCAATATATCGCACCGCCGGACGGCAACGCTGGCCAAGCAGGCTGGGTGCAATCAGCTGTCGAAAATTTGTGGCGTCATTGCGTCCGACGAAATGCGCCATCATAAAGCCTACAAGGAATTTGTAAGTAATATTTTTGAGGTCGATCCTTCCGAAATGATGCTGGCCCTGGAGGATATGATGCGCAAAAAAATTGTGATGCCTGCTCATTTTCTGCGGGAAACCGGCGTAAAATTGGGTGAAACATTCGCTCATTTTTCGGATGCCGCTCAACGTCTGGGCGTGTACACCACAATGGATTATATCGAGATTGCCGAGTTACTGTTACAGGACTGGAAAATCGACTCAATTAATGGTCTTAACGACAAGGCCCAGCGTGCCCGCGATTACCTGATGGCACTTCCTGCCCGACTGCGCCGGGTGGCCGACCGGACGAAAATCCCTGCCCTGGAATATCCGTTTAGCTGGATTGCTGCGTAG
- a CDS encoding lysophospholipid acyltransferase family protein produces the protein MKKVLDYLLSCLYLLYFGLVLCIFHVLQVIAFNVFGKQAHKKVVDWMNAAIAYGWYLTGSSIHYHDQPNLPTDRPIIFVANHQSMFDISPIIWFLRRHTPIFVSKIELSKGTPGVSYNLRKSGAALIDRKDAKQALSEIARLGKLIQQTNRSAVIFPEGTRSKSPIGEMKPFMPGGVITLLKRAPNALVVPIAIQGTGRFNPKGLFPLTSFTRMSWTVLPGIEPAGKAPDEVVRLSQEAIGKALGLAVAS, from the coding sequence ATGAAAAAAGTATTGGATTATCTGCTAAGTTGCCTCTACCTACTGTACTTCGGGTTAGTGCTGTGTATTTTCCACGTTTTACAGGTTATTGCCTTTAATGTGTTTGGCAAGCAAGCCCATAAAAAAGTGGTCGACTGGATGAATGCCGCTATTGCCTATGGCTGGTATCTGACCGGCAGCAGCATCCACTATCACGACCAGCCGAACCTTCCCACCGATCGTCCGATTATTTTCGTGGCCAATCACCAGAGCATGTTCGACATTTCACCAATCATCTGGTTTCTGCGTCGGCACACGCCCATTTTCGTATCAAAAATCGAACTCTCGAAAGGTACGCCTGGTGTTTCCTATAATCTTCGCAAAAGTGGAGCCGCCCTCATCGACCGCAAAGATGCCAAACAAGCCCTTTCCGAAATCGCACGGCTGGGGAAGCTGATTCAGCAAACAAATCGTTCGGCAGTTATTTTCCCCGAAGGCACCCGGTCGAAGTCACCGATTGGCGAGATGAAGCCGTTTATGCCTGGAGGTGTCATTACGCTCCTCAAACGCGCGCCCAATGCGCTTGTGGTTCCCATTGCCATTCAGGGAACAGGCCGATTCAATCCGAAAGGCTTATTCCCGCTCACCTCATTTACCCGTATGTCATGGACTGTATTACCAGGTATTGAACCCGCCGGAAAAGCCCCGGACGAAGTAGTCCGGCTATCTCAGGAAGCCATTGGTAAAGCGTTGGGATTAGCCGTTGCGAGTTAG
- a CDS encoding ABC transporter ATP-binding protein, with product MIQTINLQKLFATEEVETTALNGINMEVKDGEFVAIMGPSGCGKSTLLNILGLLDNPSEGEYNFYGTEVAKMTERQRAQLRKGSIGFVFQSFNLIDELTVYENVELPLLYLKTPADERKKRVEEALERMSIMHRRNHFPQQLSGGQQQRTAIARAVVAKPKLILADEPTGNLDSKNGEEVMKLLGELNEEGTTIIMVTHSPYDAGFAHRIVNLFDGKVVTENFHV from the coding sequence ATGATCCAAACAATTAACCTGCAAAAGCTCTTCGCTACCGAAGAAGTAGAAACCACCGCCCTGAACGGGATTAACATGGAAGTTAAAGATGGCGAATTCGTAGCCATCATGGGACCCTCCGGTTGCGGCAAGTCAACCCTGCTCAACATACTTGGCTTATTGGACAACCCAAGCGAAGGCGAGTATAATTTCTACGGCACGGAGGTCGCCAAAATGACCGAGCGTCAACGGGCCCAGCTTCGGAAGGGTTCGATTGGCTTTGTGTTCCAGAGCTTTAACCTGATCGATGAGCTAACCGTTTATGAAAACGTCGAACTCCCCCTCTTGTACCTGAAAACCCCGGCCGACGAACGCAAAAAGCGGGTGGAAGAAGCGCTGGAGCGGATGAGCATCATGCACCGACGCAACCACTTTCCACAGCAACTCTCTGGTGGTCAGCAGCAACGGACGGCTATTGCCCGCGCTGTTGTGGCAAAACCCAAGCTGATCCTGGCCGATGAACCGACGGGTAACCTCGACTCGAAAAATGGCGAAGAGGTAATGAAGCTTCTGGGTGAACTGAATGAGGAAGGGACTACCATTATCATGGTAACCCACTCACCCTACGACGCTGGTTTTGCCCATCGCATTGTCAATCTCTTCGATGGCAAAGTGGTAACGGAGAATTTCCACGTATAA
- a CDS encoding efflux RND transporter periplasmic adaptor subunit yields MDRVLPKRFWTTQRIAIFGGGALLVGLLAYTFFFADRRSKLNVEKDKITVSDVTTGPFEDFIAVTGVVQPLKTIRLDAIEGGYVTQKLVEGGNMVQKGEVLLKLENQSLKLSFLQSETEANRLVNDLQNTRQRIQIERFTLRKTLADVDAQIAQAKDTYERQEKLFKDKVVSEEDYLKAKRAYDRLMSQRTIEIETQKYQEENAKFQIKQLEGTLQRTQKNVALWQQTLDNLVVKAPVSGQLSSIDVEVGSNINRGQNIGQIDDLNGFKMRVGIDEHYISRVFSGLKGSFEFNGKNHELEISRVYPEVKNGRFEVDMVFPKGTPEGIKRGQSSPIQLELGKAAKATLLPVGGFFSDTGGNWVYVVDKSGKRAVKRSITLGRKNPEYYEVLSGLEPGEQVITSSYENFGDNEVLEF; encoded by the coding sequence ATGGATCGCGTCTTACCTAAACGATTTTGGACAACACAACGCATCGCTATTTTTGGTGGCGGTGCCCTTCTGGTAGGCTTGCTTGCCTACACGTTTTTCTTTGCCGACCGTCGGTCGAAATTGAATGTTGAAAAAGATAAAATAACCGTATCGGACGTCACCACCGGCCCATTTGAGGATTTCATTGCCGTTACGGGCGTCGTTCAACCGCTGAAAACAATCCGGCTCGATGCCATCGAAGGCGGATACGTAACGCAGAAACTGGTTGAGGGCGGCAACATGGTTCAGAAAGGGGAAGTACTGCTAAAACTGGAAAACCAAAGCCTGAAACTGAGCTTCTTACAATCGGAAACGGAGGCTAACCGACTCGTCAACGATCTGCAGAATACCCGTCAGCGGATACAGATCGAACGGTTCACCCTCCGCAAAACATTGGCTGATGTAGATGCCCAAATCGCTCAGGCGAAGGATACCTATGAACGGCAGGAAAAGCTCTTCAAAGATAAAGTCGTTTCGGAAGAAGATTACCTGAAAGCCAAACGGGCGTATGATCGGCTGATGAGTCAACGCACGATTGAAATCGAAACGCAGAAGTACCAGGAGGAAAATGCAAAATTCCAGATCAAACAATTAGAGGGCACCTTGCAACGTACGCAGAAAAACGTCGCTCTTTGGCAACAGACACTGGATAATCTCGTAGTAAAAGCGCCGGTTTCGGGTCAGTTATCGAGTATCGATGTCGAAGTCGGTTCAAATATCAACCGGGGCCAGAACATCGGCCAGATCGACGACCTGAATGGGTTTAAAATGCGGGTGGGTATTGATGAACACTACATCAGCCGGGTATTTTCGGGTCTGAAAGGTTCGTTTGAGTTCAATGGAAAAAACCACGAACTGGAAATCAGCCGGGTATATCCAGAAGTAAAAAATGGTCGGTTCGAAGTCGATATGGTTTTCCCGAAAGGTACGCCGGAAGGCATCAAACGGGGGCAATCGTCGCCTATTCAGTTGGAGTTGGGTAAAGCTGCCAAAGCTACACTACTGCCCGTTGGAGGCTTCTTCTCCGACACAGGTGGCAACTGGGTCTACGTAGTGGATAAGTCGGGCAAGCGGGCTGTTAAACGTTCGATCACGCTGGGTCGTAAAAACCCGGAATACTACGAAGTGTTGAGTGGTCTGGAGCCGGGCGAGCAAGTCATTACATCGAGTTACGAGAATTTTGGTGATAACGAAGTCCTGGAATTTTAA
- a CDS encoding ABC transporter permease, whose protein sequence is MFRNYIKIAVRSLLKHKFYSLINVFGLALGMACSLLIGLWVRDELSYDRFLPNAEAIHFVRVNFPTQEGDTVTNTVTPGPLQEAIANDIPEIAAVTKLNYGPELLIKVGEKTAKEKGHYATEDFFGVFDLPALNGNPKAALHQTNQIVITRKIAEKFFPNGQAVGKTLQLDNDKFYVVGAVIDNLPANSTLQFDWLVNWKVQEQDWMKKWGNNSFYTYVRLKPHTTAAQAQAALSNIYPRFAGKNFETARPTLQPITDLHLYGDYKNGKSVGGRIGYVAVFSVVALFILLIACINFMNLATARSATRAKEVGVRKVVGAMRSSLIGQFLSESILTSLLAALLAIGLVWCALPTFNEVFGKQLTLNAAEPALWLIIAGLLLITGFLSGSYPALFLSSLQPIKILKGRLQFGSGPAFFRRALVVFQFSLSIFLIVGMLTVGKQMNYLRTKNLGLDREHVVYIPLEGEIAQPKKIEAFRQEVMRKPAVASATTTMSLPINIQSTSGDLTWPGKDPKLETNISCMFVGSDFIKTLNIKLLDGRDFRNGSLADSTSYLVNEAAAKLMGVKNPVGKEVSFWPGKGQVIGLMKDFHINSLHQAITPLILCFDTRNTSYLLVKTRPGQTQQAIADLEHLSKEFNPNYPFNYHFLDEEYESLYRSEQVVNKLINYFGVLAILISCLGLFALAAFTAEQRTKEIGVRKVLGASVSNIVGLLSKDFLKLVVIALVLASPLAWWALSTWLDTFAYQTKLSWWLFGAAGFLAIVIAFLTVSYQSIKAATMNPVTSLRSE, encoded by the coding sequence ATGTTTCGCAACTACATTAAAATCGCGGTTCGGAGCTTGCTCAAACACAAATTTTACTCACTCATCAATGTGTTTGGGCTGGCCCTGGGCATGGCCTGTAGCTTGCTGATTGGTCTGTGGGTCCGCGATGAACTGAGTTACGACCGTTTCCTGCCCAATGCCGAGGCCATCCATTTTGTGCGCGTTAATTTCCCGACGCAGGAAGGCGACACGGTAACCAACACGGTTACGCCCGGCCCTTTGCAGGAAGCCATTGCCAACGATATACCGGAAATAGCTGCGGTTACCAAACTAAATTACGGGCCGGAACTGCTCATTAAAGTCGGCGAAAAAACAGCGAAGGAAAAAGGGCACTATGCAACCGAAGACTTCTTCGGCGTCTTCGATTTACCTGCGCTTAATGGCAATCCGAAAGCGGCCCTACACCAGACCAACCAGATTGTCATTACCCGAAAGATCGCCGAGAAATTTTTCCCGAATGGCCAGGCCGTCGGCAAAACGTTGCAGTTAGACAACGATAAATTTTATGTAGTCGGGGCAGTAATTGACAATCTACCGGCCAATTCCACCCTGCAATTCGACTGGCTGGTAAACTGGAAAGTGCAGGAGCAGGACTGGATGAAAAAATGGGGTAATAATTCCTTCTATACATACGTCCGGCTCAAGCCTCATACGACTGCCGCACAGGCACAAGCAGCTCTGTCTAACATTTATCCGCGCTTTGCCGGGAAAAACTTCGAAACAGCCCGCCCTACCCTACAGCCCATCACAGACCTGCACCTGTATGGCGACTATAAAAATGGCAAGAGTGTTGGTGGCCGGATTGGATACGTCGCCGTGTTCTCTGTGGTGGCACTGTTTATTCTGCTGATCGCCTGCATCAATTTCATGAATCTGGCCACAGCCCGCTCGGCAACACGGGCCAAAGAAGTAGGAGTTCGGAAAGTGGTAGGCGCCATGCGCTCGTCTCTCATTGGCCAGTTTTTAAGCGAGTCGATCCTAACCAGTTTACTGGCAGCTTTGCTGGCGATTGGCTTGGTCTGGTGTGCGTTACCCACCTTCAACGAGGTCTTCGGCAAACAGTTGACCCTCAACGCGGCAGAGCCTGCGCTTTGGCTGATCATCGCCGGACTGCTACTGATCACCGGTTTTTTGTCGGGAAGTTATCCGGCGCTTTTCCTGTCGTCGTTACAGCCAATCAAGATCCTGAAAGGACGTTTACAATTTGGTTCAGGTCCGGCCTTTTTCCGACGTGCGCTCGTTGTGTTTCAATTCTCGCTTTCGATCTTCCTGATTGTCGGTATGCTGACAGTCGGCAAACAAATGAATTATCTGCGTACCAAAAACCTGGGACTGGATCGCGAACATGTAGTTTATATACCCTTGGAGGGTGAAATCGCTCAGCCTAAAAAAATAGAAGCATTTCGGCAGGAAGTTATGCGCAAGCCGGCTGTCGCATCGGCTACCACCACCATGTCGTTACCCATCAATATCCAAAGCACATCGGGCGACCTGACCTGGCCGGGTAAAGATCCTAAGCTGGAAACCAATATTTCCTGCATGTTTGTAGGCAGTGACTTCATCAAAACACTCAACATCAAGTTACTGGATGGTCGTGATTTCCGAAACGGAAGCCTTGCCGACTCCACAAGCTATCTTGTCAACGAAGCAGCTGCCAAACTAATGGGGGTTAAAAATCCGGTAGGGAAAGAGGTTAGCTTCTGGCCGGGCAAAGGGCAGGTAATCGGGTTAATGAAAGATTTTCATATTAACTCGCTGCATCAGGCAATTACGCCCCTGATTCTGTGTTTCGATACTCGTAACACCAGCTACTTACTGGTGAAAACGCGGCCGGGCCAAACCCAGCAGGCCATTGCCGATCTGGAACATTTATCGAAAGAATTTAACCCGAATTACCCGTTCAATTACCATTTTCTGGACGAGGAATATGAGAGTCTCTATCGGTCCGAACAGGTCGTTAATAAGCTGATCAATTACTTTGGCGTACTGGCGATTCTGATTTCATGCCTGGGTCTGTTTGCGCTGGCGGCTTTCACGGCTGAGCAGCGAACGAAAGAAATTGGCGTTCGAAAAGTATTGGGAGCCAGTGTGTCGAACATCGTAGGGCTGCTCTCGAAAGACTTCCTGAAACTAGTCGTTATCGCGCTGGTACTGGCTTCACCGCTGGCCTGGTGGGCGTTGAGTACGTGGCTGGATACATTTGCCTATCAGACGAAACTATCCTGGTGGTTATTCGGAGCCGCTGGCTTCCTGGCTATCGTGATCGCTTTTCTGACGGTGAGCTATCAGAGTATAAAGGCAGCCACAATGAACCCGGTAACGAGTTTGCGCAGTGAGTAA
- a CDS encoding ArnT family glycosyltransferase, producing MPINDRLFYALVAVGIFLNATGLFPPIMELDGALYACIAKQMAQTGDFVNLYAVGTDWLDKPHFPFWIAALSYRIFGVTTFGYKFPALLAFLGSVAYTYRFARLTYSKAVAQLATLVLLTAFHGVLSNSDVRAEPYLMPLIIGAVYHFYRVFLKGRFYHLVLGSLLTGCALMTKGVFVLIPIGAGLILHWLLTGHWRELLNWRWYLAVVLSFVFTLPEIYCLYQQFDLHPEKVVFGKTGVSGVKFFFWDSQFGRFFNTGPIKGEGDKFFFVHTLLWAFLPWSLPLYVSVGQAITRLIKRKDALPEYVSLGSGLATFALFSLSGFQLPHYLNIVFPFYAILTAQYLARLTPIALRRWTIGQTVIGLLITLLAIGLLLLVQPAHMVSAIVWIIVITLATFYFFRHISLDSLLGRMIGAMMVLAVTLNLFLYPTFLQYQAGMTAARYANEQPAQANQSTILYEPGTGVGGGSFWSYEFYATAPTYYARTDSALRKQLLSGKKQVFLTAEDADSLGKRGFTLRTLAVFPYFHVSQLTYGFLNPATRSQTLSPYILAEVK from the coding sequence ATGCCCATAAATGACCGGCTCTTTTATGCCCTCGTAGCCGTCGGTATCTTCCTGAATGCCACCGGGCTCTTCCCGCCCATTATGGAACTCGACGGAGCACTGTATGCCTGTATTGCCAAACAGATGGCCCAAACCGGCGATTTTGTGAACCTCTACGCTGTAGGCACCGACTGGCTCGATAAACCACATTTCCCGTTCTGGATTGCCGCTTTGAGTTATCGAATTTTTGGAGTAACTACGTTTGGCTACAAATTCCCGGCTCTGCTGGCTTTTCTGGGTAGCGTTGCTTATACGTATCGCTTTGCCCGACTCACTTATTCAAAAGCGGTAGCTCAGCTAGCCACTCTAGTTTTGCTGACAGCTTTTCATGGCGTGCTGTCCAATAGTGATGTCCGGGCCGAGCCTTATCTGATGCCTCTGATCATCGGGGCAGTTTACCATTTCTACCGGGTATTTTTGAAAGGTCGTTTTTATCATCTGGTATTGGGTTCGCTGCTAACAGGCTGCGCGCTAATGACCAAAGGGGTTTTCGTTCTGATTCCAATTGGCGCAGGGCTCATCCTTCACTGGCTCCTGACAGGGCACTGGCGCGAACTGCTCAACTGGCGCTGGTATCTGGCGGTTGTTTTGTCGTTCGTTTTTACCTTACCCGAAATCTATTGCCTATACCAACAATTTGACCTGCATCCTGAAAAAGTGGTTTTCGGGAAAACGGGAGTATCGGGGGTTAAATTCTTCTTTTGGGACAGTCAGTTTGGGCGCTTCTTCAACACGGGGCCAATCAAAGGCGAAGGCGATAAATTCTTCTTCGTACACACGCTGCTTTGGGCGTTTTTGCCCTGGTCGCTGCCACTCTATGTGAGCGTTGGACAGGCCATAACGCGGCTTATCAAACGAAAAGACGCGTTGCCCGAATATGTTTCGCTGGGTTCCGGGCTGGCCACGTTTGCCCTGTTTTCGCTATCGGGTTTTCAGCTCCCCCATTACCTGAACATTGTGTTCCCATTTTACGCTATCCTGACGGCTCAATATCTGGCCAGGCTGACACCCATTGCGTTACGTCGGTGGACGATTGGGCAAACGGTCATTGGTCTACTTATTACCCTGCTGGCGATTGGTCTGTTACTGCTTGTTCAACCTGCCCATATGGTGAGTGCCATCGTATGGATTATTGTTATTACCCTGGCGACGTTCTACTTTTTTCGACATATATCGCTTGATAGCCTTCTGGGGCGGATGATCGGTGCGATGATGGTCTTGGCTGTAACGCTGAATCTGTTCCTGTACCCAACATTTTTACAGTATCAGGCGGGTATGACAGCCGCTCGCTACGCTAATGAACAGCCTGCCCAGGCCAACCAATCAACTATACTCTATGAACCCGGCACAGGTGTAGGCGGGGGAAGTTTCTGGTCGTACGAGTTCTATGCTACAGCGCCAACTTACTACGCCCGAACCGACTCAGCCTTACGAAAACAGCTTCTTTCTGGCAAAAAACAGGTGTTTCTAACAGCCGAAGATGCCGACTCACTTGGTAAACGCGGGTTCACACTTCGTACACTGGCTGTATTTCCGTATTTTCACGTTAGCCAGCTTACATACGGTTTCCTGAATCCAGCTACACGTTCGCAGACGCTGTCGCCTTATATACTGGCAGAGGTAAAGTAA